The Cottoperca gobio chromosome 15, fCotGob3.1, whole genome shotgun sequence genome segment TCTGGTGGGAAAGAAGGTCAAACTCTCTTGCCTTGTTGGTGATCTTCAGACGTTCATTTGAGGCTATCAGTCTGATTATCTCTGTCTGGAGATAGGCaacaaaatgctaaataaaaatCGCAGCCATATGTATTTTTAGCTCTCTTAAAAAATGTATCTCCCAGTACCTTTAGGTCTTTGATGGGTCTTTCAGTGGCCATATTGGTAACAGAGGACACCGGAgtctccttcatctcctcctccaggtgttGGATCTCCCTCCATGTGTTCAACACCTGAAGCCTCTTGGATTGGACACTGTTGGTCCCTCTGTCCTGTAGTCCTGACAGACACGTATCTGTCCAAACACAGAAGAGCCTCGCGTGAATGCACTGTAAGATGTATCTGTACCGTACATACACACTCCTGCAGGCGCTGTAAAGTCACAGCTGACTCACTCAAACTACAAAACTGTCTTTATGCCTGTTGGCATGACAAAGTAATTATTTGTTCAGTCTGTCCACATCAGAGACACAGGACATTTAAAAGTTAGCAtgtgctgctgcctgctggGAGATATACAGCAAATGCTTAGAAGTGGTTTAACATTGATTAGATCTACCGATGCAGTCTTGAGACTTACTCTTCGTGTCACTGTCCTCTGGGCCTACGGTAGCTGGAACATTCTGTGATTTATTTCGGACTCTGAGgttaaaaaagaacaaacatgcttaaaataatgagacataattatatatactttagtttttttggaaGACGGATCCTTGCAGTACCGTATATTCTCCTGTAGAGCTCTGCCGGCCTCCTGCTCCAGACTGCAAACCTCTTTTTCAGCATCTTCCAACTCCATTTGGCTCACTTTTCCATTGGCGAGATCTTTGAGTGAAGTATCCAGTGACTGAAACAGAAcgacaacaacacaaaaatattaaaacttcAAAAAAGATGCTTGAGAGAAATGCTTGTTCTGTGACTATTGCAAAAATTATTTTAGGCTCCAAGATATTAATTTACTGTAATGTGAAACTGTGAAGTTATTCTCTTTTCACTGAAAAAAAGATCACATTGCAAGCAGCCCTGAGGTCAGTTGCTAATGAACAAATTAGCATGAAAATTAATGACAGGCCCTGTGACAAGCGTTGTTTCTGACCCTTTGAGCTGTGACTGAATCGTAGATGCAGTTTTGGAAAGTTAAAGTTTCTCCTTTTAGAAGATTGAAACATTCTTACACAGTATAAAAAAGCAATTCCCAGACTTTGAAAGTGCCTGAGTGATGACCCATCACACGAAACATGAAGCATTACTACATGTTCTGCTTCTTCGTCTTATATGTCTTACGTATGCATTTGAATACAGTATGGGCAGTGTGCTTTACCATGCCATGGGAAGCCATCAAGTGGTTGACATACGAATCATAATCTgtctggaagaaaaaaataaaacattatttcactgtattttataattatgtGTCTTTGTAGATGACAATAAAACTTTACTGAAATTGTGggaataataatatacataaatgtACGGCTCAAAGTATgccatataataatatagaaagTCATAAAGTATTTCATTAAATTGTCATATAAAGAGCAGTAGAATACTGTAGTATAGGTGACTTACTGTTACAACTTTTTTATAAAGAGAATTCTTGTagttttacaataataataagcttttgGCTGCGACCTCACTGTCACTACTTATTACAACATACGAATGTCACGCAATGATCAGTTTAATCtcaattttgtttatttatttttattgtgtgcaAAAGGAAAACTTGCATGAGCCTGAGACGTTTCTTATGGATGAGCAGTAATGTAACCGTTGCCCCCTGATGACCTGCTCCCAGATGCATTATGACCAGGTTCCAGTCGTTGCTCTACTTCCGCCTGATACACCGGGGACTCACTCTCTCTTGGCTCTAATACGTCTGACGGCACATGCTAAAAATGTGCTAGTGGGTAcagaggaaatggaaaaacCTTAATTTCCCTCAGGATGCGTCCAAATACTGGCGAGCCTTCACATACATCATCAAAGACGTCACTGAACACCGCAAGGCGGTCTCTGCTGGGCCAGCTTTGCGCTGACAACCTCCTCAGCTCCTGGGTatgacaggaacacacacacacacacacacacacacacacacacacacacacacacacacacacacacacacacacacacacacacacacacgttagcaATTTaagatgtgtgtgagagactgtgcATGTCTTTATTTATGCACCTTCTGAGTTTGAGAAGGCTTTTCAGAATTGCCATCTCATGTACAATTGACATATTAATGGGCCTGAAAGTGCAATTACAAAACTAGTTGATGTGATGTCATGGTTTGAGTGACCATTCTAACCTTTTGTAGTTTCCTGTCATGCATTTCAGCAATATTTATTCCAGCCCAGAGGTTCTGCTTGGCTATGACTTGCCTGCCAAACCGTTGTTTGGTCTTTAGCCGGCCTTCTTTATTCAGGCCTTTCTGGTCAGGATGCTGTTTCTCCTCCGGATCAGTTGAAGAGTTCGACTTTTTCTGGGTGAAGGCTTTCTGCTGAGAGTTTGAGGAACAGTAAACTATCTTAGGTAGAATTAAATCTTCTTTTTTGTCTGCATGCGATAAGAAATAATTAGCCTCATCTTGTCTTGACCTTGAGACTTCCGACTCTACTAAAGCAGTGCCAGTGGAGAACTCTGAGAGACACGCTttcatttccttcttcttcacagAGGTCAGtgcttttgtctgtgtttgctgGGGTGCCAGAGGGTTTGGGGTTTCTTCTAGGCTCTGAGACATCCTCCAGAAAGACTTATTTGTCTCCCTGTGAATCTGACTCTGGTTAAGACAGCGGGGTCCCAGATGACCTGAGGAGTAGGTCAGGATGTCAGTCTTCTGACCAGCttcagcagccagcagcagtctgtggatGTCACTCCTGAAGCCGCCGGGCTTTGGCTTAAATCTGCTGGACATTACCTTGAAGGCACAAAACAAGTTATTGTAAAGACACGTTCTGATACAGCAGAACTGTGATGTTACCATTAAATACATGTAAGCAAAGATGAGATTATATTTCTAAAAACTGCTAATATAATATAGTCTTAAAAACCAAAATCTATGAAAACATACTGAGGTAAAGTTAAACAAAACTATTATTTAACTAACACTaatcagaatcaacagtgcttGCTTTTACATTACTTTAACATATTGCTAAGAAGCAGTTGCAGCTTGTGAACAAAGAAACCCTAAATAACAAGCTTACCTTTTAGCTAATTGTTCTTTTGTGCGGAATCACTACACAAAGTAAACTTTCTGTTCTTTACACGGTTGCCAGGGAGACCGAAGTGCGTAATGTCTGCGTTGCGTTCAATGTCTGGATAATAATCGTACTCATGAGGTTTAAGGTGCTAGATCTCATTAACACACGATCAGGCAGATAGGTGAAGTTAACGTGTAGGCTACTGTACAATGTAGACAGTActaaatgtttctatttgtgtAGGTTTGAGTTTATAATTATTCAAAAGCCAAGCATTAGAATGATTAGCATGGAGAAATTCGGGAATTAGTTTGTTAGGTCAATATAAAACAGCTTTCGTAAAATGATTTACAttatgaaaataacattttgtgatctagttatttaaaatgaagacatcagtcataataataataataataataataataataataataataatacttcagccaatcagagaaaCTGGGGTTAATTTTGAAATCCAgagttttaagttttaagtAGGAGAGTATCACCAACTAATAATCATTTAGTTTTGATGTTTTCCTTACTCTGGGTTATTTTATTCTTGCAAACtgtcaaaaaacataaaagaaacaagaagaCAAACAATCAAAAAGTGGTATGTATGAGTAATAGCAGGCATGGGGTTTAAACTGCTGACCATGTGTAAAAATTAATCTCAAAGCAGGAATATTTCGAGGCCAAAGGCGTCCCTGAATCCCAAATTCCAATTTATGAGCATGGATCATTTCCAAACCCCATTCCACTTGATTTTGCAGCCCTAtccatttaaagtttaaagttaagGATTATGCATTTAAGGACGACTGTTGTCTCATAGAAAAGGATGCGTTCTTACCAAAAAAACCGAAAACAATCAACACATCCACATTTTTGTGGTTTGACTTTGTTGGGCGcaagttttcattcattcagtcatgAGCCAGAAACAATAGCCTACTATGTGACCTGTCGTTTCTAACGCTGCAAATAACAAAACTTTGCACTGTACATTTTTACCATGGACAATAATAAACACCAACAAATTCCCCCTTTTCCCTCAGGCTTTCTGATTTTTGTGACATTCAAATTGTTTGCTGTggactgccacacacacagtaatccAATTACCAGACAAATCgtttaaatttagttttttgggGAAATCTTGTTACTGAACAACTCCTGAAAACGCTTTAATCAAACTATTATCTTAATCTGGGTGTTCACAATAATTAGGTTATAGTGTGTAAGTAAACAGCCAGTAGTCTAGTAGTCTACAAAGcaaagaagagggaggaggagaaggagagtgaAACTCGGCCTCGGGGCTGGAACGGCCAGAATAGGAAGGCACCCAGATGGCAAAGCTGACTGTGTAACATGTTACGCTTCAATGAAACAAGTAGAGCTATACGATGGAGTGTGCAGTCATTTTCATTCTTGTGTCCCCCGTTAACATTTGATGTAATGATAAGGATGGAGGAGGCTCCCAGAAGTTTACTTGCCAGAAGTTTGAGGATGCATTGCTGATGGCAGAGAATAGGAAATGTCAGAACTAATAATTGTTCAGCCTATAGAGCCAAAAAAGATTGATGAATTTGTTTCTTTGCTTAATTGGCATTAATTTAagaatttcaaaaataaatatattgtaaatacaaAAACCTGAGTGACTTGAATGacattagattaaaaaaaatgttactcCATCAATCAGGTATTTGTTGAAGAGCTGCTATTTGGGAATTGTCTGCATTTAATAGCACCATACAGCATAAAATggtgattaaaaaataaaaagtagtaCTAATAACGCAGGTTTAAAATGGGGCAAAAGCATGTTACAAATCTCTTCGATGATTTTACATTACGCTCAACACATACATTAAGTAGACTGCAGTCCTCTCATTTTCCAACACTAAATATATGGAGAATGTTTTCACCATTGGCAGTCATTATGAAGATccaaacttttatttatatttggacTTTTACAAACTTTTACTTGCTGACAAATCAAGAGTGATTCATTGACAGCCAACactgtctctgcagctgtatCAATGAAACAGTATGCATTAAGAGTACAATGAATGCTGCTCATTCACACAGGAAATAAAGAATAACCACAGAGACGTAGTTTTCAGGTATTTATTAAAAGTCATTTGGGCTACTGCTCTTACATTTACAGTTGAGACATTCTGCAATTATTCTGGATAACAGTAACATGTCAAGACCGTTTTGTTTATCTTAATGTTTActttgtacaaaacaaaaaggccaacattatttttctttgtataaaaaatataagttaatttaaatttaactctaattaagaaaataacaatagtaataatagcaataataataatcatcaataatattaataataatgataaagatCATAAGCTAAACATAGTGCAGACAATGGTATATAACTGGTGCTGAAAAGTAGAAGGGACAGTGCAGTGTTATGGACTTAACCATGTTCTCAGGTGGGGTTGGAGTGGGGAAAGAGACAGTCAAAagcattctctctctcacacgcacacacagtgtacacaccCAGTCTGAAAGTGCACAACCGCCATTCAGTTTCGAGCCATCAGAGCATCTCAGTCTGTACAAACTAATTCCTAGATTGCACACAGTATACACCAATCACCGTATATGCAAAATGATATATGAACATCAGTTTAGGTGCATGCTAGTTGTTGCTCTTGGTTGAAGCTTACTGGAAGCAATTCTGAAAAGTGAGACAGAGCACATCATGGAAACTGATGGCGCATTGACCCACATGCCACTATCGATCTGCAATCAACAAAACATTCATCAAAATGTACATTCACACCATTGGGGGCCACAGTACCAGTTGTAAATCAAATTATTTGAGTGGTAATTTCAGTCTTGGAGGGACAATGTCCACTGGAATGACAGTTTCAGACAGAAAAAATGTCTTTTGGAAGATCTCGGAAACTCATTTTTAAAGAGTCCAAATGTACCCCATTGCATGGCGTTGGAGAGGATGATTTATTTCCTTCAACAGGCCATGGGTATGAAGGGAACATCTGTTACACACCTGCAGAGAGTCAACCAAACATTGTTGAGTTGCAATCCCAGAGATAGACATATGATGCACTTTAGCTTAACAGGTTTGAGAAAATATGAAGCTGACCGTCGTTGAGACTTGAGCTGCTTTGCCTGGCATCAACCGCAGAAAGGGTTCACTGCCATAGATGTTTCACACTGCGGCTTTTAACCCAGCAATGGAAAGTGACTGTATCGTCTTATTTCACCCCTCACCATTTATTACGTTTATTACTCAATAATTCATTGCGCCTTAACCATGTTGTTATAAATCTGGGTGCCAGTCTAGACATTACCTAAGGTAGTCAACATGTACCAAGTTTGTTGTGTCACTGCAAACAAAGAAATCTTTAGAATCCGCTGAGACACTTAACCAACTTGTGCAGTACCCTCATGCTTTATTCATGGTTGTAGAAATGATTACTGATTAATGAGGAGAAACCAGATTGTTGTGTAATTGAGGTGATAGTGGCGTGAAAAATGACAGTGAAAATTCAATAGTATACAGCCTTACTATACTATAAGCCTGCACACTACTATACTACAGCTGATGCTATGTGTGCATCTTCTTTGTCCTGCAAATATTATTACTGCTGGCCGGGGATCAGATCCTGTTATTCAGAAGATGTTAGATGTACTATGGAGCAGGTTCCTAAATGCCAGGAGGGGCCGAGGGCAGTGCTGTGGGGTCCACTTCAAGGAGAAACATTGTGACTCTCTTGTGACTGTGTTCACAAGTGTCCACATTATCTAACTCTGCTCGTCACAGTTCATCCACGTTTAGTAGAATACGCTGCGGGGGATTTCTCCACGTAGAATAGGCTGTATGTCTTAATTATTCAAGTACTGCAAAGGATTTTTGctcaaaaagtaataaaaaaaacattcttacGTCCACCTTCTCAGTAAGGTGGCATTAAACGATACATCTGCTCTACACATTCCTTCTGTCTCTGGAAATACCTTGCTGAAGTAGTGCACGTACGATAAACCTACCACAGAAGGCAAACagtaccatttaaaaaaaacaaaaagcctgaACCAACGACAAGATTTCACATATGTCTAGCCTGTGAAAGGTTCAGAGTAAGGCCTCTGCAAATACAAGACCATAAAATAATCAGctcatataaaataaaataaaaatcataaaatataacacagccaaaataaaacaaccaaaacGACACAAGTCCATTCTACCAAATGAATTCCCAAGCTGAGTGGATGTAGAGTGATGGGTTGAAGTCCCTCCCCATCggctgtctgtcagtctctggGATCGGTGAAACTGTCAGTGTTGACACCTCCGTCACCCAATGAGGTTACTGTGTGTTTTCAAAGTCAAGTCGCCTTTAGCTGATCCGTCTCCTGCTAACACAGGATGTGGGTTCTTCCCCCTACGAAGATCCAGGTCCGTGGCAGGATTCTAGTTGCATTCCTTTGGTGTGCCAGCAACCCCTTTGGTAGTCAGTTGTCCACCTTGACAGGGCCTGAATCACAAGGCCGGCTGGGCACGACGTCCTGCGCTTCTCCCCGCGTTATCTTCTCCCACTGGCTCAGGTTCTccctgcaaacacaaaacacctCCATTAGATTCAGACTCCACATGCCGTTACAATCAGGGCTGAGCCACTAACGCAGACATTTCATTTCTTACTGCAAAGACATGGCTTACAATCTGAAATAAGAGGAAGTTGTTATATGTAGTTTTCATATTAttccatatttattgttgtcatATATTGTAGTAAAGCacataatattacatatttattacttatttctattttttgttaTTCCTCTAcgttaatatatttttatttcagcaTGAATCAAAGACATTGAAAACTTCTTCAATAATAAGAcaaaattatgtatttatttacatacatttcaaacaaaatacaatgtcAATTTTATAttctaatgttttaatttaatgttaatGCTAATTAGATTAAATGGCCTTTAAGTTGTCTTGTATTGAGTGAAAATTAAATGTTCTACTGTAGCTACTGATGGGACTAGCTAGTTAGCACACAACAGTATAACACTTTGCTGCCACAAGGGGGTGCACATGATGTTAAAAATGGTATGCACATAATTTCTTTAGAAAAATATGTAAGTGTATCAATGATATAAGGACAAACATATCAGAATAATATCACTTCATGTTCCTGAAAAGATCCATATTAAATGTCAACACATTGCATTAAACCAAACCCAACTGTAAcaacaactaaatatatatcattttgaCTGGCAATTTATTCAAGACAAGACTGTCAACAATAATGATGCAATGAACAATAGTCAAACACATGTCAGCGCAGCAACGGTGTAATTCATTAGTCATCTGTAGTAGCGCTCCCATCAGGTCTTGTTGTCACAAAGGTAACCACCTGCCACCTGTGTTATAATCCAGCCTGACATACGAGTGCAGAAAGTGCTGCCCTTTGCTGCCATTCCATTCACTGAGCCAGCCTGATGCAGTTTACACGTCTGTGGCAGATCACTACAACAAGCAGCCGGGCTCCGCAAGGTCTAGGCCCGCTGCCCACCCAGGGCCCAGTGATGACGCACAACCGGGGCTTAAATATTAAACTGCTCACTTTGTTTGCATTCCCGCAGATCAAGGTCACAACGTTTTAAAGACCAGTGGCAAATGTGCCATATGACCGTGTTCAACAATCAGAAATTACACATGTAAATACATTCTTACACTCTTATCAAATGtgaaagcagtcaaacacacacattggtgCACAGCGGTAGGATTTAATCTTAAAGATTTGCTTATATTGTACTTCttacttcactacattcatTTGATGACTTGAGTAACTTTGCAGATgaagattttaaaaacatataacgAGAATATGCAAACTAGTATCAGTAAATTAAATCCACCCGATagtataaaacattataaaatgagCTCTATTgcaaccagctgcaacattaaaatgcatcttACATGTTACTGCattaaaaatactaataatatcattttataatgtataGTAATGTAACCACTAAAGAGCCCATTTGGCTGCATAGTGAGTACTTTTTTTTCTGTAAGTACATTTTCTTGATtataattaaatacttttactttttaatacttttaaatgtattaattttaataattggtattaatacttaaaaaaagaaatatcttaatagttcttccaccactgctggtgCACAAACGGTTTGCAAACTGCATCCTGTATTGAAACCTGTCTGAAGTTTTAGCAGTTGGTAGAAGTTTGTTTAATCCAAAATCACTGCAGTAGcttgttgtttgtatttttagtaGAACTCTTGGAATGTTTGCTTTCACACGGACGTCCTTATCACCTCGAATCGTATTTGTCTGGCCAACTGCTGCTGGTCAGATGAGGACAGCAACGCATTGCACTTCAAGTTGTTGGCCACATAAGTTGTGAAATCAGTACGACATTATTGTGTGAGGTAactttttgattgttttgtgttcgaaagatttaaaaacatgaattgAAACACCAACATTTATacagtgatttattttgttatacGTTAAATACATTCTCTGTCACCTCATGCTTTTAGTCCAAGCACACAGCGGAGACGTTCCCTAATACATGTAAAACTGCAGCTTTGAATACTTACTTGCAGGCTTTTAGAAGAGGACTGGATGGTGGGAAAAGCTCTGATAGTGTCGTGTAACATGGAACGGCAACAGCATTGTAGAATCCCaccttaaaaaaatacaaaaaccaTCCGACCAAACAAACAGGAATAATTAGGCAACAGAAGGAAGTTTTTATAGAGTTTGTATTAACATTCTCACAAACAGTATAATAAAttaatgtgatgcattatgtaataatgCAGAAATGCAACACACATCTCATGATTTTGATACtctctgttgtttgtgttttgataATAGCTTATTTATGACCAAGGGCTGTCATGTGGGGTGTCTCTTAGGCCAGGAAGAAGTGACTCAATGAGTGTATGATGTGTGGGGGTGTGAGCGGTCTTAAAAGCTACACATGCTCAAAAAACACACTACAAATGTTTACAAACTAAACTCCTAAAAATAACTATAGTAGCTAACTGATCTGATTTCCTGACAGGCACACAAATTGGCCAAACATAGTTCTGGTGAATGGTTTAacctttattatttatcaatATAAAATGGTAAAAATAAAGCTATtctaaaaacattatattgttATCTGAAGATATAGTGATACTAGGTTATTTAAGTCAactactttacatttttatatgacCACTAGCTTCCCCTTTGTGGTTATTCTATATACGTTCATAATGCAGAAATGTCGAACTCTTTGAGTGAGAGTGTAAGTTAGAGAGTGAGCTTAGAGGCACATGAGTAAAGTGCTGGTCTTACTTGGCCTTGGGGAACCTCGTCCTTCTTGTCTCTGTCCATCATAGGGATCGGCTGCAATCCGATCTTCTTCATCTCATCTCCCTGTGGAGGaacaaaataaagagagaacTGTGACAAATCTTATGACCACTAGACGACACTATTTCACGCTTTACAAATTGTAGGCCAGCTAGGAGTAGCAGCATTTCCAAGTAATAACAGAAGTCTGACTGTTGTACTGGAGGCACTAAATGACATAAAAGCTGTTTAAACTCCAGCAGGATCCCACTGTACCTCAGCCCAGAACTCAGCATAGATGTCGTTGGCGGTGAGTCGTGTGATTTGCCATTGCTTGGTAACAGAACACAGGTCacatgctgtcatcatcagaCCAATCACACGGTCCCTGGGGGGGAGCAAAGCCTCGTTAAAGCCATTAGGAGGAACTCAATGTGCCGTTTATTTGCACCAGGTCCGCGTGTGATGCTATGAGACCCGACCTGACGTGTGCAGCTGGTGCGAGTTGTGAATCTAACCTGTGTGTGAAGTTCTTCAAATCCAGCACACTCGAGTTCAGCAGCTCCGACAGCTGCTGGTGGTTGTTGAAGTACAGGGCGAGGTCCGTGGCGATGATGGCCTTCCGGATGATCTCCAACACCTGCTCGTACTCGCTGGAATTCAGGTTGGAGAAAATATTGTGCCCTTCCAGCTATGGGAAACAAAGAGAtcaataaaaaagcaaaagctCCACTTATGAGGCGTTCGGCTCAGCTAGATTACAACAGGTTGTAATCTCACGTTCATCTCAGGCCATCGCAGGTTCACGCAGAACCTGGACGCAACAGAAGAGGGCACTCAGAACTAAATCATGATGTATCTGTAattgacaatgtgtgtgtgtgaaagcatcGGTTTTCTTGAAACAATATGTTCATTGAAGAATTAGAAGAATGTATACATGTACTTAGAAATGTGAAgacttacattttttaaaaattctggttgttttttattttagtggTTTTAGTTTCAAATTAAATCTAAGTTTTTGGGCGTGCCTTGGTGGCCGAGTAGTTACAGCACCATATAACCACAATGTCCCGGGTTTGATTCCAGCCTTTGGGCCGTTGTTGTATATCATacccctctatctctcccccAATTTCTACACTGTCCATTGTCAAATGAAGGCAATAATGTCCTAAATCTTTTTGTAAAACAATGTGTGTTGAGTGGCCATCAGTCTTTCTTTTAGTGGGCTTCAATTGTGCCCTGCTTTCTGCTTTGCTGATGAAGtggaaatacacacaaaacaatcaccGATCAAATGTTACAGAAGAGAGCGATAAGAAGCTATCATGAAACATACcaacatattatttataaaaaaataaaaaagagaattaATTCATTAAGAAATGTCAACTTTAATGGTACAGTGAGTTCTGCATAGTGGAGCTCTACCTGCAGGATGGAGACGGTCTGAGAGAAGTGGTGTTGCTCCATGGTGGAGGTGGAGTACAGAGCAGCCAGCGGATGGTCAAACTTCTGCAGGTATGAGTTGCTGTACCCCCGATGGTCCAGATCATGGCACAGGCAGGCGACCAGCAGACCTTTCTTCTGTAAACCCGAGTGGGAAGACGAGAAAGACAAGAATTACAAAGGATTACCCCGGATGCTGATTTTGTCTCGGAGCAGTAAAACCCAGACCCAAAAAGGAGCAAACCTCTAGCTCTGTGAACATCCCGGATGTTTTCTGTAGGATGGCGTACATACAGTGTGCCACCGTCACTGCGTGCTTCCAGTTGTGGTAGGGCACACGCCGGTAGTTCTTCCGTACAGACATGGTGAACCGACACAGCTTCTCCAGCTCAAAGCTACACACACGGAAAGAAAGGAAGATGAACAATGTATCATCCTGAGCTTTGGTGAAGAGCTGACATTGACAACACCTTACCTGGTCTTTCCACAGGAGTTATGAACCATGTAGATGAAGACAGCAGGCCAGATCTCCTCAAAGGGACTAATGTCAAAGTGGAacctggaggagggaggaggagagtctTAAATTAGCATGTACAGCACACAGAGGGACAGAGCTTCTGGACTCTGTCATTGTCACTTTCACCGACACGTGGCACAGACCCAACCACACTCAGGCTCACAGCAGAGATAATCACCAACACTTGAACCTGAAAGATCACTCACATTTCAATCTCTTTATAAATGGGTGTAGGGAGGTTGAGCTGGGTAAGGGTCTTCCATTCTTCTGATGTGCAGATGCTGTGATAAGACAGCTTTTCCATCGTCACTCTGTAAATGCATTCAGAGTGCCGGATCCTGTGGTacatctgcagaaacacacagaatagGAATCAGTCTTTAAAAagtcgagagagagaaagtaaacaCTCCAGCGCTATAAAATACCAAGagagtattttatatattgttgaATTCTTTAAGTATCACAGATGGAATTTCCAAAAGGGTCAGACAAAGTTAAGTTATAGGCAACAGTCCtgcatcatatttaataaaaaagtgtCTCCACATCTGGTTTGTATCCCTGTCCCCTTcccagacagacagggataagACAGGCGACAGGGACAGGCGCCGAGCCTCGCACCTTCCACCATAAATCAGCATAAATCAGGAGTCGGCCCAAGTGAGTTTCCTCGAGACGTGAGGCATAAATTACAGCTAAACATAAATCCTGTCAGTGGACGGATGCAGACTGCTTGTCTTAAAATATTAACACATGCCTCATCAATTTTAAAACCAACTTTGTGACGCTGCTCCTGCGTAAGTTTGTCGCACGAGATGATGGTGAGTCAGGCCCCGACGGAGAGGAGAGGCTTTGACGGACAGACCACACAAACGCAGGCTTCGAGAGTTGATTCATGAAACATCTGTGTTCCATGTAAGGGATAATCATCATCaccaaaa includes the following:
- the LOC115020381 gene encoding uncharacterized protein C6orf118-like isoform X1, coding for MSSRFKPKPGGFRSDIHRLLLAAEAGQKTDILTYSSGHLGPRCLNQSQIHRETNKSFWRMSQSLEETPNPLAPQQTQTKALTSVKKKEMKACLSEFSTGTALVESEVSRSRQDEANYFLSHADKKEDLILPKIVYCSSNSQQKAFTQKKSNSSTDPEEKQHPDQKGLNKEGRLKTKQRFGRQVIAKQNLWAGINIAEMHDRKLQKELRRLSAQSWPSRDRLAVFSDVFDDVCEGSPVFGRILREIKTDYDSYVNHLMASHGMSLDTSLKDLANGKVSQMELEDAEKEVCSLEQEAGRALQENIRVRNKSQNVPATVGPEDSDTKNTCLSGLQDRGTNSVQSKRLQVLNTWREIQHLEEEMKETPVSSVTNMATERPIKDLKTEIIRLIASNERLKITNKAREFDLLSHQIIIFSNVTDFKCPSCYVIVGHVFLLCIFPSRIWKTTSTWC
- the LOC115020381 gene encoding uncharacterized protein C6orf118-like isoform X2 — its product is MSSRFKPKPGGFRSDIHRLLLAAEAGQKTDILTYSSGHLGPRCLNQSQIHRETNKSFWRMSQSLEETPNPLAPQQTQTKALTSVKKKEMKACLSEFSTGTALVESEVSRSRQDEANYFLSHADKKEDLILPKIVYCSSNSQQKAFTQKKSNSSTDPEEKQHPDQKGLNKEGRLKTKQRFGRQVIAKQNLWAGINIAEMHDRKLQKELRRLSAQSWPSRDRLAVFSDVFDDVCEGSPVFGRILREIKTDYDSYVNHLMASHGMSLDTSLKDLANGKVSQMELEDAEKEVCSLEQEAGRALQENIRVRNKSQNVPATVGPEDSDTKNTCLSGLQDRGTNSVQSKRLQVLNTWREIQHLEEEMKETPVSSVTNMATERPIKDLKTEIIRLIASNERLKITNKDLEDNINMVLNREKASEAIRRMLWDEIPCDLQTESFIGE
- the LOC115020381 gene encoding uncharacterized protein C6orf118-like isoform X3, whose product is MSSRFKPKPGGFRSDIHRLLLAAEAGQKTDILTYSSGHLGPRCLNQSQIHRETNKSFWRMSQSLEETPNPLAPQQTQTKALTSVKKKEMKACLSEFSTGTALVESEVSRSRQDEANYFLSHADKKEDLILPKIVYCSSNSQQKAFTQKKSNSSTDPEEKQHPDQKGLNKEGRLKTKQRFGRQVIAKQNLWAGINIAEMHDRKLQKELRRLSAQSWPSRDRLAVFSDVFDDVCEGSPVFGRILREIKTDYDSYVNHLMASHGMSLDTSLKDLANGKVSQMELEDAEKEVCSLEQEAGRALQENIRVRNKSQNVPATVGPEDSDTKNTCLSGLQDRGTNSVQSKRLQVLNTWREIQHLEEEMKETPVSSVTNMATERPIKDLKDLEDNINMVLNREKASEAIRRMLWDEIPCDLQTESFIGE
- the pde10a gene encoding cAMP and cAMP-inhibited cGMP 3',5'-cyclic phosphodiesterase 10A isoform X4, with translation MQGVVYELNSYMEQRLDTGGDNKLLLYELCNIIKTATKADGFALYFLGECNNSLCMFTPTGAKDGPPSLIPSGPIAFGTTIAAHVAKTHKTLLVEDVMGDERFPDGTGQDSGIHVHSVLCLPIITAIGDLIAILELHRQWGKEPFNLSHQEVATANLAWAAVAIHQVQVCRGLAKQTELNDFLLDVSKTYFDNIVAIDSLLEHIMIYAKNLVNADRCALFQVDHNNKELYSDLFDIGEEKEGKPVFRKTKEIRFSIEKGIAGQVAQTGEVLNIPDAYADPRFNREVDLKTGYTTRNILCMPIVSRGTVIGVVQMVNKLSGSAFTKTDENNFKMFAVFCALALHCANMYHRIRHSECIYRVTMEKLSYHSICTSEEWKTLTQLNLPTPIYKEIEMFHFDISPFEEIWPAVFIYMVHNSCGKTSFELEKLCRFTMSVRKNYRRVPYHNWKHAVTVAHCMYAILQKTSGMFTELEKKGLLVACLCHDLDHRGYSNSYLQKFDHPLAALYSTSTMEQHHFSQTVSILQLEGHNIFSNLNSSEYEQVLEIIRKAIIATDLALYFNNHQQLSELLNSSVLDLKNFTHRDRVIGLMMTACDLCSVTKQWQITRLTANDIYAEFWAEGDEMKKIGLQPIPMMDRDKKDEVPQGQVGFYNAVAVPCYTTLSELFPPSSPLLKACKENLSQWEKITRGEAQDVVPSRPCDSGPVKVDN